From one Acinonyx jubatus isolate Ajub_Pintada_27869175 chromosome B1, VMU_Ajub_asm_v1.0, whole genome shotgun sequence genomic stretch:
- the LOC128314284 gene encoding LOW QUALITY PROTEIN: uncharacterized protein LOC128314284 (The sequence of the model RefSeq protein was modified relative to this genomic sequence to represent the inferred CDS: substituted 1 base at 1 genomic stop codon) has product MAQHELLSLVSSDSHWSLPYPLWISKINILKVAKYEIALSRVVLNERSETRKNTILPLGGEADAVPRAGGGNAPGGSPPFTRQRAQRGQSASAADSTILPLRATGPPDAEGNQPHHYWPFATSDLYNWKAQNPKFSEKPAGLIDLLDSVLFTHQPTWDDCQQLLQVLFTTEERERILSGARKLVPGADGNPTTNQAQIDASFPLTRPQWDFNTAEGKERLRVYRQTLMGGLRMAARKPTNLAKVGNVQQGKDESPAAFLERIMEAFRTYTPMDPEAPESKAAVLMAFVNQSAIDIRKKLQKIDRLGEKSLQDLLVVAEKVYNNREPPEDKQARAMAAASSKQTRGLARILLATTADFPEERDRRLRQLADDTRKGKSTKVGKQRLQKDQCAYCKEIGHWARDCPKRAGGKGSKTDRVKVLELGELSDXGSQGSDPLPEPRVTLKVEGTPIDFLVDTGAQHSVLRTPQGKLASKKSWVQGATGMSQYSWTTRRTVDLGTGRVSHSFMVIPECPYPLLGRDLLTKIGAQITFRQGGPQVTDGKGHPIQVLTMKLEDEYLLHQEALPREDNIDRWLREFPSVWAETGGMGLAAHRTPVLVELKPGESPVRIKQYPMSQEAGKGIQPHIRRLRSLGVLVPCQSAWNTPLLPVKKPHTNDYRPVQDLREVNKRVVDIHPTVPNPYTLLSSLAPSRVWYTVLDLKDTFFSLPLAPQSQPLFAFEWHDLEEGSSGQLTWTRLPQGFRFNIIVDNECQVSYCWRKKVTNKGREGC; this is encoded by the exons ccggaagaacaccatcctccccctcgggggggaggcagacgctgttccgagagcgggaggcggaaatgctccagggggaagcccgccctttaccagacaaagggctcagagggggcaatccgcctccgccgccgactccactattctgcccctgcgagccaccggacccccagacgcggaggggaatcagccccatcactattggcctttcgccactagtgacctctacaattggaaagctcagaatcctaagttttccgagaaaccggcagggcttattgatttattagactctgttctttttacccatcagcccacgtgggatgattgccagcagcttttgcaggtcctgttcacgactgaagaaagagaaagaatcctcagtggggcccgaaaactagttccaggcgcagacgggaatcccaccaccaaccaggctcagatagatgcctccttccccttaactcggccccagtgggatttcaacacggcagaaggtaaggagaggctccgggtctaccgccagactctaatggggggtctccgaatggctgctagaaagccaaccaatttggccaaggtaggaaatgtacaacagggaaaagatgaatctccggctgcctttttagaacggatcatggaggcattccgtacctacacccccatggatccagaggctccggaaagcaaggcagctgttctcatggcctttgtaaaccaatcggccatagacattaggaaaaaattacagaaaatagatagactaggagaaaaaagtctgcaggacttactggtggtagccgaaaaggtatataataaccgggagcctcctgaggacaagcaggctcgcgccatggcggctgccagcagtaagcagactcgaggcctggccagaatactactagctaccactgctgacttccccgaggaacgagaccgccgtctccggcagctggcagacgacacaagaaaaggtaaaagcaccaaggtggggaagcagaggctgcagaaggatcagtgcgcatactgcaaggagatagggcattgggcccgagattgtccaaaaagagctggcgggaagggaagcaagactgatcgagtaaaagtcctagagctgggtgaactaagtgattaggggagtcagggttcggaccctctccccgaacccagggtaactcttaaagtggaggggacccctattgacttccttgtcgacaccggagcacaacattcggtcctccgcaccccacaaggaaaactagccagcaagaagtcctgggtacaaggggcaactggtatgagccagtattcatggactacccgaagaacagtagatttgggaacgggccgggtatcccactcctttatggtaataccagaatgcccctacccgctgttaggacgggacttactgaccaagattggagctcagataactttcagacaaggggggcctcaggtcaccgatggcaagggccaccccatccaggtcctgaccatgaaactggaggatgaatacctcctccaccaggaggcgctcccgagagaggataatatagacagatggctacgagaattcccctcggtttgggcagagacaggggggatgggactagccgctcacaggaccccagtcctggtagagctcaagccaggagagagtccggtaaggatcaaacaataccccatgtctcaggaggccgggaaggggatccagccacacatccggagactacgaagcctaggggtactagttccttgccagtctgcctggaacacgcccttactgccggtcaaaaagcctcacacaaatgactaccgaccggtacaagacctccgggaagtaaataagagggtcgtggacatacacccaactgttcccaacccatatactctcttgagctccttggcgccctccagggtctggtatactgtactagatttaaaggacaccttcttcagtctgccgctggcaccccagagccaacccttgttcgcctttgAGTGGCATGATCTGGAGGAGGGCtccagtgggcaactcacctggacacggctacctcagggattca GATTTAACATAATTGTAGATAATGAGTGCCAGGTTTCTTATTGTTGGAGAAAGAAAGTtacaaataaaggaagagaagggtgctag